The region CGGATTCATTGGGGATGGTCAGTGAGAAAGACCCCTCGGCATCTGTTGCTGTTGCGTGTGCGAAGTCGCGATCAGGGTAGACCTGTTCAATTTTTTCGGGAGCAGCGCGGACCAGCACATCGGAAATGGGTTGCCCGTTTTCAGCATCGACACATGTCCCGTGGAGGGTGGCACTGGGTTGTGGCGTTTGGCAAATACCAACAGCGGTATAGAGGCAGAGGAGCAGCATCAAAGAGGTGGTTAGAAAAGCCTGCCTTGTAGCATAAACTTTTAGTTTGTGCATAGTATTCCCTAAAGAGACTTCTCTGATAAACAAACAAGCCCCTTGGGGTATGGGGCTTGTCTTTTTGACGGTGCTATTTGCGATAAAATACCCCCGACGAGATTTGAACTCGTGTCGCCGCCGTGAAAGGGCGGTGTCCTTGGCCAGGCTAGACGACGGGGGCCAAAAAATGGTGAGCCGTACAGGAATCGAACCTGTGACCACCTGATTAAAAGTCAGATGCTCTACCTGCTGAGCTAACGGCTCAAACCACCAACATTTAATGATACCATACTTTCAGGTGGATGTCAAATTAAAACGCAAGAATTCGGGAAAAGTTTACGTTTTGGCAGGCTACCAAAGCGGTCGTCCTAATTGGACAATCTGGTCTCTATCGGGTCCAACAGAGATGATTGGAATTGACACGCCGAGATAGTCAGAGACGTACGCGACATAGTCTTTCGTCAGTTGCGGAATATCCGCCGCTGTACGCGCTTCAGTGAGGGGCTGTTGCCATCCAGGAAGTGTTTCGTAGACGGGTTCGCATTCCTCTAAGACGCTTAGACTGCTGGGGAAAGTCGTTATCCGTTCACCCTTATAGCGGTAAGCTACACACACTTGCAAATCAGCGAGTGTATCAAAGACATCGAGTTTTGTCATTGCGATGGCAGTGAGTCCGTTAATCTGAGCTGCATATCGGAGTGCGACCAAGTCGAGCCAACCGCAGCGTCTCGGACGTTGTGTAGTAGCACCGTATTCTTTGCCGATTTCCCGAATCTTTTCATCGAGATCAGGTGGCATCTCCGTGGGGAAAGGGCCGCCGCCGACGCGTGTGACGTAGGCTTTAGAGACACCGAGTACCTCTTTGATTGCCTTCGGACCGATGCCGAGTCCCGTGCAGACAGCACCAGCGGTGCAGTTGGATGAGGTAACGTAGGGATAGGTGCCGAAATCTATATCGAGCATGGTTCCCTGCGCGCCTTCAAAGAGTATTCGTTTTTCAGCGGCGAGTACGTCGTGCATGTAAGCGACAGTGTCGGTTACATAGGGCGCGAGGCGTTCTGCGTAGGCGTAGTAGGTTTCAAGGAGAACGTGCCGCTCGGATCCGCCTATTTGGAGTGCTTCGGCTTTGGTTTCGAGGTTGTAATCAAGTTTCTTTTGGAAATTGTCAAACTCGAGCAGGTCACCGACGCGAATGCCGGCGTGTCGGTTCATCTTATCGGAGTAAGTGGGTCCAATACCCCGTGAAGTTGTTCCGATCTTCGTAGCACTGCCCATCTGTTCCCACTGCTCGACCGCCTTATGATACGGCAGAATGAGGTGGGCGCGATCACTGATTTTCAAGTTATCGCTGCTGACTTCAACACCCTGTGCTTGTAACCGGTCAATCTCACCGAAAAGCGTCTCCAAGTTGATGACGACCCCGTTGCCGATAACATTCACAGTGTCAGGTCTAAGGATACCCGATGGGATTAGGTGAAGGATAAAAGTTTTTTCACCGAGAACGATGGTATGCCCGGCGTTATCGCCGCCTTGATAGCGAGCGACAACATCCGCATCTGCGGCAAAGACATCGGTCAGTTTTCCTTTACTTTCGTCACCCCACTGTGCGCCTAAGATGACAATGTTTGACATACAAAACCTCTTCTGAGTCCGAAACGAGCGAACAGCGTTGCCCTTTTAACGTTTGGAGAATTGGAAACGTGCGCGTGCGCCTTTCTGTCCGTATTTCTTCCGTTCGACCATTCTCGGATCGCGTGTCAAGAAACCTGCTTTTTTTAGGGAAGGCTTCAAAGATTCGTCTGCTTTGACGAGTGCGCGTGCGATGCCGTGTGAAATCGCGCCTGCTTGTCCGGTATTTCCGCCGCCCTTGACGTTGATGCGAACAGCATACTCGCCGCTCTTCTCAACGTGCTCAATTGGGCGTTTTGCCTCCTGCACGTGGTCGGATCGATCGAAGTATTCCTCGATAGGTCTCTTATTGACGAGAATGTTGCCTTCACCCCCAGGGATGATTCGGACGCGCGCGACGGATGTTTTGCGTCTGCCGGTTCCCCAGAATTGTTCAATAGCCATACTGCTCATAATCTCCATAGTTGTTGGTTATAAGTTATAAGTTGTTGGTTATAAGTTTAGTGCTGTAGCAGTGGCAACGGTTTTCAACATTACAAACCGCTCTTAACTCGACGAACGCCATACACACGTTCAGTGTTGATTCGTACCAACTACCAAGTACCAAAAACCAACAGCGAAGCGAACCAATAACCGAAAACTATTAAAACGTTAAAACTTCGGGTTGCTGGGCTTGGTGCGGGTGAGACGGTCCGGTGTAGACCTTGAGTCCCTTCATTAGCTGTCTACCGAGGGAACCCTTTGGGAGCATCCCCTTAACGGCGTTGGTGATGATAGCCTCGGGCTTTAGATCCATCTGTTCGTTAAAGGTCCGATATTTATCGCCACCCGGGTAGCCGCTGTGCCTAAAATAGGTTTTCTGTTCCCTTTTATTTCCAGTGACGGTTATCTTCTCCGCATTCACGACAGCAACGCGAAAACCTAAATCGGCGTGAGGTGTGAATCGCGGATCGTGTTTGCCTCGCAGGACCTGTGCGATTTGCGAAGCCAAACGTCCGAGTATCTGTCCCTCAGCGTCGACGACATACCATTTAATATCTTTGTCTGCTTTCGGAAAATAGGTTTTCGTTTTCAGTACCATGATTTCCTGTTCCTTCAGCGAAATTGTGCTGTTCGTTACACAATTTATCTCTTTTACAAGGCTTTTTGTAGTTTGTTGTTTATCACATACAAACTTCAAAGGGTGTGTTTGTACGATTGTGAACACAACAAGACAATATTATATCATGGGAGCT is a window of Candidatus Poribacteria bacterium DNA encoding:
- the rpsI gene encoding 30S ribosomal protein S9 translates to MAIEQFWGTGRRKTSVARVRIIPGGEGNILVNKRPIEEYFDRSDHVQEAKRPIEHVEKSGEYAVRINVKGGGNTGQAGAISHGIARALVKADESLKPSLKKAGFLTRDPRMVERKKYGQKGARARFQFSKR
- a CDS encoding adenylosuccinate synthase; translated protein: MSNIVILGAQWGDESKGKLTDVFAADADVVARYQGGDNAGHTIVLGEKTFILHLIPSGILRPDTVNVIGNGVVINLETLFGEIDRLQAQGVEVSSDNLKISDRAHLILPYHKAVEQWEQMGSATKIGTTSRGIGPTYSDKMNRHAGIRVGDLLEFDNFQKKLDYNLETKAEALQIGGSERHVLLETYYAYAERLAPYVTDTVAYMHDVLAAEKRILFEGAQGTMLDIDFGTYPYVTSSNCTAGAVCTGLGIGPKAIKEVLGVSKAYVTRVGGGPFPTEMPPDLDEKIREIGKEYGATTQRPRRCGWLDLVALRYAAQINGLTAIAMTKLDVFDTLADLQVCVAYRYKGERITTFPSSLSVLEECEPVYETLPGWQQPLTEARTAADIPQLTKDYVAYVSDYLGVSIPIISVGPDRDQIVQLGRPLW
- the rplM gene encoding 50S ribosomal protein L13 produces the protein MVLKTKTYFPKADKDIKWYVVDAEGQILGRLASQIAQVLRGKHDPRFTPHADLGFRVAVVNAEKITVTGNKREQKTYFRHSGYPGGDKYRTFNEQMDLKPEAIITNAVKGMLPKGSLGRQLMKGLKVYTGPSHPHQAQQPEVLTF